The following DNA comes from Myxococcales bacterium.
CGCCCTCGGGACCGGCTGGAATCATCCGCTGCTCGACGAGCTCTCGACTGCCGTGCGGGCAATGCACGCGGCCGCTGGCACACCGCTCGACTGACTACGCGAGCACGAGCTTTCCCGGAGTGCCTGCCACGAGCTCCCCCACCACGCGCGCTTCTCCGCCGAGGCGTGCGAGAGCGGCCTGTGCGCGGTCGGCCGGTAGCGAAAGGAGCAAGCCGCCGCTCGTCTGCGCGTCCGCGAGCAGGGTCACGAGCGCGCTGTCGTGGGCGGCGCTGCCCTCGAGGTGCGCACTGACGTAGCGCAGATTCTTCTTGCTGCCACCCGGGACGTGCCCGGCCCGCGCGCAGTCGAGCGCGCCGGGCAAGAGCGGAACCTGGTCGACGAACACCCGCGCCTCGAGCGCGCTGCCGGATGCCAGGTGGAACAAGTGGCCGAGCAAGCCGAAGCCCGTCACGTCCGTCGCGGCCGTCACCCCGTGCTCGAGCCCCACGTCCTTGGCGGCTCGGTTGAGCTGTTTCATCCATCGGGTCGCTTCGTGCAACCAAGCAGGGTCGGCCTGATCGGAGCGGGCAGCCTGGGCGATCACGCCGGTGCCGATGGGTTTGGTGAGGATCAGTTTGTGCCCAGCGAGGGCGCGACGGTGAGTCCAGGCGCGCGCCGGAACCACCGAGCCCACGACGGCGAGGCCGACCTTGGGTTCGCTGTCGCGAATGGTGTGGCCGCCGACGATGGCGCAGCCCGCCTCGTGGCACTTCGCCGTCACCCCGAGCAGGATCTGCTCCAGCACCTCGAGTGGGACGGCGTCGGGGATCCCGACGAAGCTGAGTGCCACCGACGGCTCGGCCCCCATTGCGTACACGTCGGAGAGCGCGTTGGCCGCCGCGATCTGTCCGAAC
Coding sequences within:
- the selD gene encoding selenide, water dikinase SelD, translating into MVQVLSKLPTLSHRWLDTETGPFDDAAIVSPSPGAGSSLVLTLDVITPVVDDPGEFGQIAAANALSDVYAMGAEPSVALSFVGIPDAVPLEVLEQILLGVTAKCHEAGCAIVGGHTIRDSEPKVGLAVVGSVVPARAWTHRRALAGHKLILTKPIGTGVIAQAARSDQADPAWLHEATRWMKQLNRAAKDVGLEHGVTAATDVTGFGLLGHLFHLASGSALEARVFVDQVPLLPGALDCARAGHVPGGSKKNLRYVSAHLEGSAAHDSALVTLLADAQTSGGLLLSLPADRAQAALARLGGEARVVGELVAGTPGKLVLA